The following proteins are encoded in a genomic region of Nycticebus coucang isolate mNycCou1 chromosome 17, mNycCou1.pri, whole genome shotgun sequence:
- the VDAC1 gene encoding voltage-dependent anion-selective channel protein 1, with protein sequence MAVPPTYADLGKSARDVFTKGYGFGLIKLDLKTKSENGLEFTSSGSANTETTKVTGSLETKYRWTEYGLTFTEKWNTDNTLGTEITVEDQLARGLKLTFDSSFSPNTGKKNAKIKTGYKREHINLGCDVDFDIAGPSIRGALVLGYEGWLAGYQMNFETAKSRVTQSNFAVGYKTDEFQLHTNVNDGTEFGGSIYQKVNKKLETAVNLAWTAGNSNTRFGIAAKYQIDPDACFSAKVNNSSLIGLGYTQTLKPGIKLTLSALLDGKNVNAGGHKLGLGLEFQA encoded by the exons ATGGCTGTGCCTCCCACGTATGCTGATCTTGGCAAGTCTGCCAGGGATGTCTTCACCAAGGGCTACG GATTTGGCTTAATAAAACTTGATTTGAAAACAAAATCTGAGAATGGATTG GAATTTACAAGTTCAGGCTCAGCTAATACTGAGACCACCAAAGTGACCGGCAGTTTGGAAACCAAGTACAGATGGACCGAATATGGCCTGACGTTTACAGAGAAATGGAACACTGACAACACGCTGGGCACTGAGATTACCGTGGAAGATCAG CTTGCACGTGGACTGAAGCTGACCTTCGATTCATCCTTCTCACCTAACACTGG gaaaaaaaatgctaaaatcaaGACAGGGTACAAGCGAGAGCACATCAATCTGGGCTGCGACGTGGACTTCGACATTGCTGGGCCTTCCATCCGGGGTGCTCTGGTGCTGGGTTATgagggctggctggctggctacCAGATGAATTTTGAGACTGCAAAGTCCCGAGTGACCCAGAGCAACTTTGCAGTTGGCTATAAGACCGACGAATTCCAGCTTCACACTAATGT GAATGACGGGACAGAGTTTGGTGGCTCCATTTACCAGAAAGTGAACAAGAAGTTGGAGACTGCTGTCAATCTCGCCTGGACAGCAGGAAACAGTAACACTCGCTTTGGAATAGCGGCCAAGTACCAGATCGACCCTGATGCCTGCTTCTCG GCTAAAGTGAACAACTCCAGCCTGATAGGTTTAGGATATACTCAGACCCTAAAGCCAG GTATCAAACTGACACTGTCAGCTCTGCTGGATGGCAAGAATGTCAATGCTGGTGGCCACAAGCTTGGTCTAGGACTGGAATTTCAAGCATAA
- the C17H5orf15 gene encoding keratinocyte-associated transmembrane protein 2, translating to MAADILGRMRRIAQAKLLPESGIRVPAGLAQPLVLALLLAYAPFTVVSLKSNQTVLNSNISTLNVNALTHENQTKPSIPQISTMFLPTTNTEKSRGVSVAPRPSPTTLFQEEADNNEDPSIEEEDLLMLNSSPSIAKDTLDNGDYGETDYDWTPSPKDDDSDGTLEENRGYMEIEQSVKSFKSPSSNIEEEDSHFFFHLIIFAFCIAVVYVTYHNKRKIFLLVQSRKWRDGLCSKTVEYHRLDQNVNEAMPSLKITNDYIF from the exons ATGGCTGCTGACATCCTGGGAAGGATGAGGCGCATCGCGCAAGCGAAACTGCTGCCCGAATCGGGCATCCGGGTTCCTGCGGGGCTGGCGCAGCCGCTCGTCCTGGCACTCCTGCTTGCGTACGCCCCCTTCACTG ttgTGTCACTGAAATCAAACCAAACTGTACTCAACTCAAATATTTCTACCCTGAATGTGAATGCTTTAACACATGAAAACCAAACGAAACCATCTATACCCCAAATCAGTACCATGTTCCTTCCCACAACCAATACAGAGAAAAGTAGGGGTGTATCTGTGGCCCCTCGTCCCTCACCCACTACTCTGTTCCAAGAGGAAGCCGATAACAATGAAGATCCTAGCATAGAGGAAGAGGATCTTCTCATGCTGAACAGTTCTCCATCCATAGCCAAGGACACTCTGGACAATGGAGATTATGGAGAAACAGACTATGACTGGACCCCGAGTCCCAAGGATGATGACTCTGATGGCACCTTGGAAGAAAACAGGGGTTACATGGAAATTGAACAGTCAGTGAAATCTTTTAAGAGCCCATCTTCAAATATAGAAGAGGAAGATAgccatttctttttccatcttattatttttgctttttgtatagCTGTTGTTTATGTTACATATCACAACAAAAGGAAG ATTTTCCTTTTGGTTCAAAGTAGGAAATGGCGTGATGGCCTGTGTTCCAAAACAGTGGAGTATCATCGTCTAGACCAGAATGTTAATGAGGCAATGCCTTCTTTGAAGATCAccaatgattatattttttaa